The stretch of DNA CCGCTGACGCAGTATCTGGGCTTCCAGGAAGAAAACATGGCACTGGAGCCTTCTATCGTGGAGATCGGTTATCAGCCGGGAAGCTCGTATCTGATCTGTTCAGATGGAGTGACAGACATGCTTTCTGATCAGGAGCTTCAGAAGATCCTTGACGGGACAGAAACCGCAGAAGAAAAAGTAGGTAAGATCCTGGAACAGGCACTGGAAAGAGGCGGCAGAGATAATGTGACACTGGTCCTTGCACAGATCAGCGGCTATGAAGAAAAAAATCTTCTCAAACGCTGGGCAGAACGCCACAGTACCGGACGGTAATAAACCCGGGGAGTAAGAAAAGGGATAAGGAGAAAATTTGTGATGAGAAATCGAATGCAGGATCTTGATTTTGAACAGACAGTTGCCTTCGATTCAGTGAAGGACTTTGAATTTACAAGAAAGGCGGCACAGAAGTTCCGCCAGGTTGTCAGTCTGGATTCCTTTGAGGATGAGGATGCAGATGTTATTTTTCATTATCTTTACAAGGAGATGGAACTGGTTTCCTTTGGTGACTATCTGAAACGATATGTGTATGAGCGTGCAGAGCTTGAGGAGCCTTTTTCCCAGGTGCCTCAGGAAGTCTACAGGGAGATCGTTGTGGAATCCTTCAAGGAAACCTACACACCGAAATCCATGTCACCTACATCAGCCAAACTGAGTTCTCTGGTGAATAACTGGCTGACTCAGGCATCTGTGAAGCGTGAAACAGTTTTTCTTCTGGGGTTCGGACTTCGGATGAGTACAGAGGATGTTTCAGATTTTCTGACCCGGGTGCTTCGTGAGCAGGATTTTGATTTTCATAATCCGGAAGAAGTGATCTACTGGTATTGCTATCGGAATCATCTTGGCTATTATAAAGCTGAGGAATATAAAGAAACCTACAAACAGATGACTCCGGTGGAAAAAAAGACCGGAGAGATCGTGTATGGCACAGGGCTTTGTCTGGACAGTGAAGAAAAGCTTCGGGAATATCTGGCTTTTCTGAAAGGAAGACATGATGATCCGAAATCAGAGAAGAGCCAGGCTTTTCAGGAATTTATGATCCTTCTGGAGCGGGCAAAGAAGATCATTGCAGCCATGTATCAGGAAGATGAGGAAGAAAACGGTGGCAAAAAGATCTGGAAGCCTGAGAATATCAGTGCTTCGGATCTGGAAAAGGTTATCTGCAGCGGGATTCCTATTAATAAAATGGGAAATCTCAAAAAGATGTCCGCATCCATTCTGGCAAAACATTTCAGCCAGAAGCGCTTCAGCCGCCAGAGGATCAACAATATCCTGAACCATAAATTTCCGGTGGAGCGGTTCGATCTGATCACGCTGGAGTTTTTTGTGATCTCTCAGGAGATGGCAGATGATGATCCGTATACAAGATACCGCCATTTTCTGGAGGAGATCCAGGAAATCCTGGCCCGCTGTGAAATGAGTGAGATCTACATAGTGAACCCATATGAGTGCTTTCTTCTGATGTGCCTGCTGACAGACTGTCCGCTGGCAGTATTTTCCGAGATTTGGGAAAAATCCTATGAAGAGGGAGAAGAAAAGAATTGAAAAAAGGATGATGCGTATTGTGCTTGCGCATCATCCTTTTTTGCTGAATGCGGATGACTGGTTCGACCATTTGCCTGGCCTGACTGCCCGCTTATCCGCTGTTATCTTGCTTTTCCGGTTTTTACCGCACTTGCAGGTCCTGTCTTTGCTTTTCTGTTTATAGTACGGTATGGAACCACTCTGTAACTGTATGTGGTGTTCTTTGATGTTTTAAACGTATAATTTAAGTTTCTGGCGGAAACGGTTTTTACTTTTTTGAAGGAGCCGTTTCCTTTTTTCTGATAGAGGACATAGCCGGTTGCTCCGGGAACTTTTTTCCAGGAAAGTATCTGTTTTCCTTTGAGGGTTTTAAGCTTTGTGGACGGACGGAGCAGATTCGGTTTCACGGTCACTGCTTTGGAAGTTGGACTGTAGATATAACCGGAGGATGTTTTTCGGCTTGCACGGATCACGTAAGAATACTTATTTCCGATAGTGATCTTTGTGTCTTTGTATGAAGTAGTATTTGCGTTTAAAGTTTTGATCTTTGCGTATTTTCCGGAATTTGTTTTTCTGTAGAGAATATAATTCTGGGAATTCTTTACACGGTTCCAGCGGAGTGTACAGCTGTTCCAGGATGTGGAAGCCTTGATTGCCGGCGCTGTTAATTTCACAACCGCTGGAGCCGGAGTGCTGGTTGGTTTCGGAGTTGGAGTGTTGGTTGGTTTCGGAGTTGGCGTAACTGTCGGTGCCGGAGCGGATATTTTAAAGGTCAGGGTCTGGCTTACAAAATATTTATTGATTCCGGTGACAGTTACAGATCCGGTACCAGTCTTTGTGTTATCCGCCCAGGAAAGGACATAATCGGTACCTTCCTGAAGTGTAGCAGAGCCGTATTTTACAGTCGGTTTCGGCGTTACTGCATTACCACTGAAAATCTGTTCCGGAATGTCCGAAAGATCACAGCGTTTTACAGATGTCATCTGCCTCGTTCCGGAATAATTCTGCTTGTAGGAAATAGAAAAACCAAGGATTTCATTGCAAGCAGAACAGCGCAGGGAAGTGATCGAGTAATCGTCGGAGGTCAGCTGTACGCCATTATAGGTGATCACAAGATGATTCCGCAGGAAAGTGGTTACAGATCCATTTCCACAATTAGTATCCGGAAGTTCGATCGTCTCGCCGGAGAGCTTCAGTGGATTGATGGTGAAGTATTTGGAAAAACCGCTTCTGTAAATGCCGATACCGGTTATATGGACACGAGGTCTGTTGGTTCTGGAACTTGCCATGGTGTTATCAAAATAAGAAAGGGTATAATCAACATCTTTCTTTAAAGTAACACCATTTAATGTGACCGTTGGCTCCGGCTTGAATTCTTTGCCAGGAGCATATTCATAATCCGGGATATCACCGATCTCAGCTTCTGTGATCGGGGTAAGATCGATGTAGAAAGATTTATTTGTTTCACCGGTGAAATTTCCCTTACCGGAGACAGTAACATAAGCGTTTCCCTGTTGGGCATTGTTATGCCAGGAGAGTGTATAATCTACATTTTCTGTCAGGGTTATACCATTCCATGTGACGGTTGGCTTCGGGGTCAGTGGAGTTCCGGTATACAGATAGGAGGACTGGGAAAAAGTAACCTCTGCCTGAGAGAGATTGATCTGCCAGATACCGAAATTATTCGTCAGAGTTCCGGAATAAAGGCCAAGACCTGTGATCGTGAAAGTTCCCACACCGCTGTTTTGATTGTTGGAGAAAGACAGAGTGTAATCTTTTCCCTCAGTCAGTGTGCGGTCATGAAACTTAAGTACAGGGGAAAAAGTAATAGGCTTTCCGGTATACTTCCAGGAACCTGTATAGGTCAGGGATGTTTCTTTGGAATCTTCCAGATCATAGTAGGCATTGAGATCTGCAGTCAGTATTTTGTCAGGGCAGGATTTCAGTGTTGCGGTAACTGTTGTGTTTCCTTTACTTTTCAGCCGGATCACACCACTCTGATCCACAGTAGCAACAGATGGATCACCTGTTGACCATGTAAAAGAAGACGGGTCGAGGCTGGAACTCATATAGCTGAATCCGTTACAGGTTGCATAAATGGTCAGAGTCTTCTGTTCTTCTGTGAATTTTACAGGAGAAGATACATTAAAATGGATGTTCATTAGGCGTGGAAGCACGGAAAGAACAGGGGAGACATTCTGGTTGGCAGGCTGTGTGCAGGTTTCTGCTGCGTGAGAAGAAAAGCACTGGATCCAGTAGAGATGACCGTTCTGTGAGTAGCAGCCGATTCCGGCAGAAACATTTTTGGAATTCATGATGTTCGTGTAATGTCCGGAAGATTCGATCCATGATTCCATAACTTCTTCAGGAGTTCCCTGGTTGATCGCAAGATTTTCACTTGGATCCTCAAAATAAGGAAAGGCTGAAAAACAGATGGAACCATTGGGACGGGTATGACTGGCGTAAACGGTCAGTTCTTCTGCTCTGGTCATGGCGCATTCCAGAAGGTTCTTATCCATAGTGACAGGATTCCGGTTCTTTTTGGCACGCTCCTGATTTACCAGATCAAGGACCTGGTAAGCATAGTCATAGCGGCGGATACCCTGGCTGAGTTTCAGCTCAACTGTACTCTGGTCAGAGGCTGCCTGCACACGGACCATGTGGACTGGTGCCAGCAGAAGAAGCAGGAGCAGCAGCGCCGGCCAGAATAAATGTCTTGTTTTTTCCTCTTTTGTCTCGTTCATGATGTTTTCCTTTTCGGTAAAAAATGTAGATGTTTTCTTTCGTTATTCGTTGTAGTAGCCATAGATCGCACGGCTGTCCTGTGCGATGGTGTTCTGTGCGGCTGTGGTGTCGTTAAGATCCTGTGACATAAAGCAGACTACCAGGTCGATTCCCTTGGCTGTGTCATAGATGATGCCGGCATCATTTTCTACGGTGTCCAGTTCACCGGTTTTGTTGGCAACCTTTACATTGGAAGGCATCTGAGCCGGGATCTTGTTTTTTCTGGTCTGCATTTTCAGGAGGCGGTACATGTATTCCGCTCCTGCAAGTGTGTCATTATTGTCGGTAGCAGTACCCTTGTCGATCTGGTAGATGGTCTTCAGGAATTTTCCGCAGTCTTTTGCAGAAGTGTAGTTATCTCCGTTGGAATTATCTGCAAGAAGAAGACGTCCCATGGATGTGCTGGTGTATCCATGATCCTGGCAGAATTTGTTCACACGTGCCATTCCGGCTGCATCATCACCGCCGCCGAGGTAGTTGACAAGAGTGTTGGCTGCATCGTTGTCACTGACGGTGATCATGGAATTCAGCGCATTGTCCAGGGCATCTTTGCTGTATTTGGAGGAAAGACTGTCATAATCTTCGTATACGGCACCCATGATATAGAGCTTGATCAGGCTGGCAGCCTGCATCTGCTGGTCATTGATGGCTCCCTCGGTATTTTTTGCAAGGTTGCATACATACACGGACCAGGTTCCGTTATCGGTGGGAAGAAGGGACTGTACCTGGTTCAGAAGGTTGTCCATACTGGAGTCTGAATTGTCTGTGAAAGTGCCTCCGCTGGATGGGGAAAGTGTTCCTTCTTCCTGAGTGGAAGAAGAACTGTCCTTGCTGCCGGAAGATTCGGAAGAATCGGAAGCTGCAGATGTATCTGTGGATTCTTCCTGTACGGAAGGACCTTGGATTTCAGCTGAAGATGCTGCGGCAGCAGCGCTGGAAACGGTAGGATCATCAGGATAAAGAGCATCCAGCTGATCGGCTTTGCTGCTGAGCTCAGCGGCAGAATCAGAAACCTCCTGCACACTTTTCTGCAGCTTGTTAACTTTTGTCTGGAGAGAAGCAAGCTTGTCTAGGGAGCGGACATTCAGTGCCCCAAGTCCTGCCAGTGCGATGACAAGCACTGCGATCACAATATACAGAAATGTATTTTTTTTCATATATAAACAAACTCCTTTTTATTATTGGAAATAAGCATCGATTCCATTGGCGATCCCTTCTGCCATAGTCTGCTGGAAGGAAGAATCTGCCATTTTCAGATCATCGCTCTGGTTGGTCATAAATCCCATTTCCACAATAGTCACCGGAATCGTGCTCCAGTTGATGCCTGTCATGGAATCGGTGTAGATGATTCCGCGGTTCTGGAATCCGGTAGCTGCGCAGTAGGAATCCACAATGCATTTGGATAGTTTGTTGGAACTGTCATAGAGACTGGAAACATAAGGATTCTGCTGGGACGGACACATGGTCAGAGCACCGGAGACATCTGCAGAATCATCTCCGTTTGCATGGATACGGACACAGATCTCCGCACCCTGGGAAGCGACCAGCTCTGCACGCTCCTTGTTGCTGATAGCGGCATCATTGTCTGTCCTTGTCATTATTACCTGGTATCCACGCTGTTCCAGGATATCCTTAAGCAGAAGAGAAACATCCAGGTTCAGCTGATACTCGGGGAGACCGCTGAAGGAACCTCTGGTTCCGGTGGAAGCCTTGGCCTTCATGGTGGAGGAACCTGGTCCGTTAGGCTCTGTGGCACTCATATCAACATTTTTGCCCTGATGTCCGGGATCAATCCCGACGATATGGCCGTTGGAAGCAGAAGATGTGGTGTCATCACCGCCATCCGTGAATCCTTCGCCGCCGGCTTCACTGAAAACGGAAGGTTTGGTTGTTTTCTGGCTGTTTTCGGATTCCGGCGCCCGTTCGTGCTCTCCGGTGCTGTTTTTGACAGCTTTTTCTGTCTGTGCCCGCTGTTGCAGGTATTTGTCGGCTGCCTGTTTCTTTTCGATCTTAGCTGTATAAAGTTCGATGTCTTCTTT from Blautia sp. SC05B48 encodes:
- a CDS encoding serine hydrolase; amino-acid sequence: MKKNTFLYIVIAVLVIALAGLGALNVRSLDKLASLQTKVNKLQKSVQEVSDSAAELSSKADQLDALYPDDPTVSSAAAAASSAEIQGPSVQEESTDTSAASDSSESSGSKDSSSSTQEEGTLSPSSGGTFTDNSDSSMDNLLNQVQSLLPTDNGTWSVYVCNLAKNTEGAINDQQMQAASLIKLYIMGAVYEDYDSLSSKYSKDALDNALNSMITVSDNDAANTLVNYLGGGDDAAGMARVNKFCQDHGYTSTSMGRLLLADNSNGDNYTSAKDCGKFLKTIYQIDKGTATDNNDTLAGAEYMYRLLKMQTRKNKIPAQMPSNVKVANKTGELDTVENDAGIIYDTAKGIDLVVCFMSQDLNDTTAAQNTIAQDSRAIYGYYNE
- a CDS encoding CAP domain-containing protein, yielding MNETKEEKTRHLFWPALLLLLLLLAPVHMVRVQAASDQSTVELKLSQGIRRYDYAYQVLDLVNQERAKKNRNPVTMDKNLLECAMTRAEELTVYASHTRPNGSICFSAFPYFEDPSENLAINQGTPEEVMESWIESSGHYTNIMNSKNVSAGIGCYSQNGHLYWIQCFSSHAAETCTQPANQNVSPVLSVLPRLMNIHFNVSSPVKFTEEQKTLTIYATCNGFSYMSSSLDPSSFTWSTGDPSVATVDQSGVIRLKSKGNTTVTATLKSCPDKILTADLNAYYDLEDSKETSLTYTGSWKYTGKPITFSPVLKFHDRTLTEGKDYTLSFSNNQNSGVGTFTITGLGLYSGTLTNNFGIWQINLSQAEVTFSQSSYLYTGTPLTPKPTVTWNGITLTENVDYTLSWHNNAQQGNAYVTVSGKGNFTGETNKSFYIDLTPITEAEIGDIPDYEYAPGKEFKPEPTVTLNGVTLKKDVDYTLSYFDNTMASSRTNRPRVHITGIGIYRSGFSKYFTINPLKLSGETIELPDTNCGNGSVTTFLRNHLVITYNGVQLTSDDYSITSLRCSACNEILGFSISYKQNYSGTRQMTSVKRCDLSDIPEQIFSGNAVTPKPTVKYGSATLQEGTDYVLSWADNTKTGTGSVTVTGINKYFVSQTLTFKISAPAPTVTPTPKPTNTPTPKPTSTPAPAVVKLTAPAIKASTSWNSCTLRWNRVKNSQNYILYRKTNSGKYAKIKTLNANTTSYKDTKITIGNKYSYVIRASRKTSSGYIYSPTSKAVTVKPNLLRPSTKLKTLKGKQILSWKKVPGATGYVLYQKKGNGSFKKVKTVSARNLNYTFKTSKNTTYSYRVVPYRTINRKAKTGPASAVKTGKAR
- a CDS encoding N-acetylmuramoyl-L-alanine amidase family protein; translation: MEKKPHLMAIVLFLTGLICIGLLFGLSYKTYQKIDAVDQKMASVIKPVQQKQKSMKEDIELYTAKIEKKQAADKYLQQRAQTEKAVKNSTGEHERAPESENSQKTTKPSVFSEAGGEGFTDGGDDTTSSASNGHIVGIDPGHQGKNVDMSATEPNGPGSSTMKAKASTGTRGSFSGLPEYQLNLDVSLLLKDILEQRGYQVIMTRTDNDAAISNKERAELVASQGAEICVRIHANGDDSADVSGALTMCPSQQNPYVSSLYDSSNKLSKCIVDSYCAATGFQNRGIIYTDSMTGINWSTIPVTIVEMGFMTNQSDDLKMADSSFQQTMAEGIANGIDAYFQ